A region from the Mesotoga sp. Brook.08.105.5.1 genome encodes:
- the radA gene encoding DNA repair protein RadA — protein MKKRRSYVCEVCGYDSPAWFGRCPSCGEWNTAVSFTAEGSREEASSIADLEARPLSEIDTRESLRIDTHIEELNRSLGGGIVPGSAILVSGEPGIGKSTLMLQLSDLVADERPVLYLSGEESVHQLKLRGDRLWLLNKERIEVVSTNEIDALRSLEIGKYGMLVVDSLQTIRVSSAPSLPGSVVQVKECANMLVSLAKTSEIPVMIVSHITKGGQIAGPKLVEHLVDTVLYFESSKTGYRFLRTVKNRFGPSDEIAVFEMTAEGLKEVPDISSLFVEDYTSAPGNVVSVVYEGSRSFLVEVQALVSKPVYGTPRRLSTGVPLERLLLVSAVLNKRAGIPLDSLDLYLNVAGGLQIEDTGVDLAIAAALISSYSDTSLSEGVGFFGEIGLDGTIRSVSSTEKRLERARKSSFSRIVSPEGRNGIKDVKQLLKIIGGMKSGKE, from the coding sequence ATGAAGAAGAGAAGAAGTTACGTTTGCGAAGTCTGTGGTTATGATTCCCCTGCCTGGTTCGGCCGTTGCCCTTCCTGCGGCGAGTGGAATACCGCGGTGTCTTTTACTGCAGAAGGAAGCCGCGAAGAAGCTTCCTCGATTGCAGACCTAGAGGCTAGACCTCTCTCTGAAATCGACACTAGAGAATCCTTGAGAATAGACACTCACATCGAAGAGTTGAACAGATCTCTTGGCGGCGGTATAGTACCCGGTAGCGCAATTCTTGTCAGTGGAGAACCTGGAATTGGGAAGTCTACTCTGATGCTGCAACTATCAGACTTGGTGGCAGATGAGAGACCCGTTCTTTATTTATCTGGGGAGGAATCTGTCCATCAACTGAAGTTGAGGGGCGACAGACTTTGGCTACTAAACAAGGAACGAATAGAAGTTGTATCCACTAACGAAATAGACGCTCTCAGATCGCTTGAGATTGGAAAGTACGGTATGCTGGTGGTAGATTCATTGCAGACCATAAGGGTGTCCAGCGCTCCTTCATTACCCGGTTCTGTGGTGCAAGTCAAGGAGTGTGCAAACATGCTCGTTTCACTGGCGAAGACCTCTGAAATACCTGTTATGATAGTATCTCACATAACTAAAGGTGGGCAAATCGCTGGTCCAAAGCTTGTGGAGCATCTTGTCGACACAGTCCTTTATTTCGAATCAAGCAAGACGGGATACAGGTTCCTTAGAACCGTGAAGAATCGATTTGGTCCATCCGATGAAATCGCCGTCTTCGAAATGACTGCGGAAGGGCTGAAAGAGGTTCCTGACATAAGTAGCCTCTTTGTTGAGGATTACACAAGTGCTCCCGGCAACGTAGTATCGGTTGTCTACGAAGGCTCAAGATCCTTTCTGGTAGAAGTTCAGGCGCTCGTTTCGAAACCAGTATATGGAACCCCCAGGAGGCTATCAACCGGAGTGCCACTAGAAAGACTGCTTCTCGTAAGCGCCGTGCTGAATAAGAGGGCGGGTATTCCACTGGACAGTCTTGATCTATACCTTAACGTTGCAGGAGGGCTTCAGATAGAGGATACCGGTGTTGACTTAGCAATTGCAGCAGCTTTGATATCTTCGTACTCCGATACATCATTGTCTGAAGGTGTAGGCTTTTTTGGTGAGATCGGCCTCGACGGGACCATTCGCTCAGTATCTTCAACAGAGAAGAGGCTGGAGAGAGCTAGAAAATCATCTTTCTCAAGGATAGTCTCGCCAGAGGGAAGAAATGGTATAAAAGATGTGAAGCAACTCTTGAAAATCATCGGAGGTATGAAGAGTGGAAAGGAGTGA
- a CDS encoding glutamine amidotransferase — protein sequence MICILVNDTDFGTSVSPVESALETAGVAYRTWRIFLEGFPEDGSGCDGLVLSGGFSMSEYFDGGSLSWGASFVKDFHGPVLGICLGMQILARLFQESLVASRELGVSKVRLDTSNELFMGMKSEVNAYQRHNYGLPYIPGGYYQIAWGESTFIQGIASLDGSRFGVQFHPEEIELGSEEELLRIFSNFSTIVNSR from the coding sequence GTGATTTGCATCTTGGTGAACGACACCGATTTTGGGACATCTGTATCGCCTGTTGAAAGCGCTTTGGAGACAGCAGGCGTAGCATACAGAACCTGGAGGATATTTCTTGAGGGCTTTCCTGAAGATGGATCGGGATGTGATGGTCTGGTTCTGTCAGGAGGCTTCTCGATGAGCGAGTATTTCGATGGTGGTTCTCTTTCTTGGGGAGCCTCATTTGTTAAGGATTTTCATGGTCCTGTTCTGGGTATTTGTCTGGGAATGCAAATCTTGGCTCGGCTCTTTCAGGAATCCTTGGTAGCCTCGCGTGAGCTCGGAGTATCAAAGGTTAGGTTGGACACTTCGAATGAGCTGTTCATGGGAATGAAATCGGAAGTGAATGCCTATCAGCGTCACAACTATGGCCTTCCATACATTCCCGGTGGCTATTATCAAATTGCATGGGGGGAATCGACCTTCATACAAGGGATAGCTTCTCTTGACGGATCGCGATTCGGTGTGCAGTTCCATCCAGAGGAAATCGAACTTGGTTCTGAAGAAGAGTTGCTGAGAATCTTCTCCAATTTCTCGACTATAGTTAATTCTCGCTAG
- the glpX gene encoding class II fructose-bisphosphatase yields the protein MIAEITLDMVRVTEAAALFSSVYLGRGNKEAVDQRAVDAMRGILDLLDMKGTIIIGEGEKDDAPMLAAGEHVGKWNDDDPEVLIAVDPVDGTRLVANGRSNALSVIAATEGGKVAPLPTYYVDKLAVGKELAGNLDIDATPRENLRIAAAILGVKVSELTVTMLDRERNYPLVEAVRAVGARIRLINDGDIAAAIATALPDGGTEIYMGVGGSPEAVLAAAALQCMGGEIQVKCWPRDSEEIEKVENSSFELDRVYRTKDLIDGEEVVFSATGITDGSFLKGVRFTHNQAITDSIAMRSSTRTVRRIRAYHEIAYKTITTKSGGEVFIFNSLLGKRG from the coding sequence TTGATTGCAGAAATAACCCTAGATATGGTGAGGGTGACAGAGGCGGCGGCCCTTTTTTCTAGTGTTTATCTTGGCCGCGGTAACAAAGAAGCAGTAGATCAAAGAGCTGTAGATGCAATGAGAGGTATTTTAGATTTGCTCGACATGAAGGGAACCATAATCATTGGCGAAGGAGAAAAGGACGATGCACCAATGCTGGCTGCCGGAGAGCATGTTGGAAAGTGGAATGACGACGATCCGGAAGTCCTTATCGCTGTTGACCCGGTAGATGGAACCAGGTTGGTTGCGAATGGAAGATCTAATGCGTTAAGCGTGATTGCAGCAACCGAAGGAGGCAAGGTAGCTCCCTTACCAACCTACTATGTAGACAAATTGGCGGTTGGAAAGGAGCTTGCAGGAAACCTGGATATCGACGCAACTCCACGAGAAAACCTCCGTATCGCGGCAGCTATCCTTGGTGTCAAAGTATCGGAACTGACGGTGACAATGCTCGATCGAGAGAGAAACTACCCTCTCGTTGAAGCCGTTAGAGCTGTCGGTGCAAGAATCAGACTGATCAATGATGGAGACATTGCTGCGGCAATCGCGACTGCTCTTCCTGATGGAGGGACAGAAATCTACATGGGCGTTGGAGGCTCTCCAGAAGCAGTTCTGGCTGCAGCGGCACTTCAGTGTATGGGTGGTGAGATCCAGGTGAAGTGCTGGCCAAGAGATTCAGAAGAGATTGAAAAGGTAGAAAATTCTTCGTTTGAGCTTGATAGAGTCTATCGAACAAAGGATCTGATTGATGGTGAGGAGGTTGTCTTCAGCGCTACCGGAATAACTGACGGTTCATTCCTGAAGGGTGTTCGCTTCACCCATAACCAGGCTATAACCGATTCTATCGCCATGCGATCAAGCACCAGAACGGTTAGGAGAATAAGGGCTTATCACGAAATCGCCTATAAGACCATCACAACGAAATCGGGAGGTGAAGTCTTCATTTTCAACAGCTTGCTTGGTAAGAGAGGTTAG
- a CDS encoding WecB/TagA/CpsF family glycosyltransferase, with amino-acid sequence MCLQFLDFDLQEKDLFSAADELIQRTQLGVRSHVLTLNALIAYEYINNEEYKKALSTVNYVVPDGSGVLKAIKLISKQRIERVPGIDLMLKICELSSEAGQKIFLLGSKESIVTKTTEKLKQRFPLIDIVGYHSGFFTREESDTIVSKINNSSADIVFVGMGVPRQDIWIAKNLDRLNAMLLMGVGGSFDVISGDLKRAPLFMQKAGLEWLYRIFQEPGKRLKIIPKLFSFECYVIRSYFKSRRGGSR; translated from the coding sequence GTGTGTTTGCAGTTCCTTGATTTTGATCTCCAGGAAAAAGACCTCTTTTCTGCAGCCGATGAGCTCATACAGCGAACGCAATTGGGAGTGAGATCACATGTGCTTACGCTCAACGCCTTGATTGCTTATGAATACATCAACAACGAAGAATACAAGAAGGCTCTGAGTACAGTCAATTATGTAGTTCCCGATGGCAGCGGTGTGCTGAAAGCGATCAAGCTGATTTCAAAACAAAGAATTGAAAGAGTACCCGGAATAGACCTAATGCTGAAAATCTGCGAACTTTCATCCGAGGCGGGTCAAAAGATATTCCTTCTGGGGTCGAAAGAGAGTATCGTAACAAAGACTACCGAAAAACTAAAACAAAGATTTCCACTAATAGACATCGTTGGGTATCACAGCGGCTTTTTCACACGAGAGGAAAGTGATACAATCGTTTCGAAAATAAACAATTCATCAGCGGATATTGTTTTTGTCGGTATGGGTGTTCCAAGACAAGATATCTGGATTGCGAAGAACCTTGACAGACTTAATGCCATGCTTTTGATGGGAGTCGGTGGATCGTTTGATGTTATCTCAGGCGATCTGAAGAGAGCTCCTTTGTTCATGCAGAAAGCCGGCCTTGAGTGGCTGTACAGGATATTTCAAGAACCAGGAAAACGACTCAAGATTATCCCGAAATTATTCAGCTTTGAGTGTTACGTTATCAGATCCTATTTCAAATCAAGAAGAGGTGGTTCCAGATGA
- the disA gene encoding DNA integrity scanning diadenylate cyclase DisA: protein MERSELIEKIKKIAPGTPLRHALDDIQDASVGGLIFFVDDYKKYGQLMQIGFLLNCQFNPNKLYELAKMDGAIVVDDDLTTIVGANVQLIPDHTIPTNQTGMRHRAAERMAKETGKMLVAVSKRRNTMTIFLGDYTYTLNSVETLTSKITQTIRTAEKYKEAFIEALQGIEFMERAGSLTLFDVVKTIQKGLMVLQICEEAEFTIAELGNHGRFPALQLAEILVNVNEEIESLVLDFSEQLLDQDNLEEAIGKLRNLSEKEISSFGVILRHLGYEINTASQAVEYFIRSRGIRFARHIPRIPLQVAINLGKEFGTLSNLLEGTEDELMDVDGIGEKRASAIRHAIEVYKKSGEITIPGF from the coding sequence GTGGAAAGGAGTGAACTAATAGAGAAAATCAAGAAGATTGCGCCGGGGACTCCGTTAAGACATGCTCTCGATGATATACAGGATGCCAGCGTGGGAGGTCTGATTTTCTTTGTCGATGACTACAAGAAGTATGGTCAGCTTATGCAGATAGGGTTTCTTCTGAACTGCCAGTTCAATCCTAACAAGTTGTATGAGTTAGCCAAAATGGATGGTGCGATCGTGGTGGATGATGATCTCACAACGATAGTTGGAGCTAACGTTCAGCTGATTCCCGATCACACGATCCCGACCAATCAGACAGGCATGAGGCACAGGGCTGCCGAAAGAATGGCTAAAGAGACTGGCAAGATGCTTGTTGCAGTTTCAAAGAGAAGAAATACGATGACTATCTTTTTGGGCGATTACACTTATACCTTGAACAGTGTTGAGACGCTTACCTCCAAAATAACTCAGACAATAAGAACGGCAGAGAAGTACAAAGAGGCCTTCATTGAGGCGCTGCAGGGAATAGAATTCATGGAGCGAGCAGGTTCACTCACGCTCTTTGATGTTGTTAAGACAATACAAAAGGGACTGATGGTCCTTCAAATTTGCGAGGAAGCAGAGTTTACAATAGCCGAATTAGGTAACCACGGAAGATTTCCTGCATTGCAACTAGCAGAGATTTTGGTGAATGTTAATGAAGAAATCGAAAGTCTCGTCCTGGATTTCAGTGAACAGTTGCTTGATCAGGATAATCTTGAAGAGGCAATTGGAAAATTGAGGAATCTAAGCGAAAAAGAGATAAGCAGTTTCGGGGTAATATTGAGACATCTTGGATACGAAATTAACACTGCCTCTCAGGCTGTTGAGTATTTCATTAGATCAAGAGGAATACGTTTTGCTCGGCATATACCTAGAATTCCTCTTCAGGTCGCAATAAACCTGGGCAAGGAATTTGGGACGCTATCTAATCTTCTTGAGGGAACGGAAGACGAACTGATGGATGTCGACGGAATTGGCGAAAAGCGTGCCTCTGCAATAAGGCACGCAATTGAAGTTTACAAGAAGTCCGGCGAGATCACAATTCCAGGTTTCTGA
- a CDS encoding DUF3298 and DUF4163 domain-containing protein produces MRKLLIAGYLFIALAVVFSYTVDLPEQIFVSQGKLISVLGENVIEDSEICAVNVQIPSVNGLRDRPFEQFLNSTIEGEISQYRSEIEELARKAFEESKTSEWPFRTFDVYVVYSAYLSDGILSIDMVFSEFTGGAHPNASRRTYNIDLEKSRLVALHNILGSKKTEEKLNGLIKEEISARDDLWPEYFEGVTSDQGFYLKGGRLCIYFQPYEIGPWAVGMPEFCFSLEELLGN; encoded by the coding sequence ATGCGTAAGCTGTTGATAGCAGGCTATCTATTTATTGCACTGGCCGTTGTCTTCTCCTATACGGTCGATCTTCCTGAGCAGATCTTTGTTTCTCAAGGGAAACTGATCTCCGTTCTTGGAGAGAATGTAATTGAGGATTCCGAAATCTGTGCCGTAAATGTACAGATACCTTCAGTCAATGGACTTAGAGACAGACCTTTCGAGCAGTTTCTGAATTCTACTATCGAGGGTGAAATATCCCAGTATAGAAGCGAAATCGAGGAATTGGCCCGGAAAGCTTTTGAAGAGTCTAAGACTTCTGAGTGGCCATTCAGAACTTTCGATGTCTATGTTGTTTACTCCGCTTATCTTAGTGATGGAATTCTAAGCATAGACATGGTCTTCAGTGAGTTCACCGGAGGCGCACATCCAAACGCATCGAGAAGAACGTATAACATCGATCTGGAGAAGTCCCGACTTGTTGCTTTGCACAACATTCTCGGAAGCAAAAAAACTGAAGAGAAATTGAACGGATTGATTAAGGAAGAAATCTCTGCCCGCGATGATCTCTGGCCTGAGTACTTTGAAGGAGTCACGTCGGATCAGGGCTTCTACCTTAAGGGAGGAAGGCTTTGCATTTACTTCCAACCGTACGAAATCGGTCCCTGGGCAGTTGGAATGCCTGAGTTTTGTTTTTCGCTTGAGGAGTTGCTTGGCAACTGA
- a CDS encoding amidohydrolase: MIVTNVLAFTNDLKNPLVDDALVRFENGKITFVGPRREYSIQEDEEIIDGEKGILLPSFFNAHYSVYSSISPYPLKLLKDNQTNKSFFSNLLESVRSEINPSLVRLSAEVAVLKAIRSGSVAISSPIVDHPEIDPTFYKEVAAKYGVYLAVGPVLTEETIDNVAGRWESVTRDSTFCPIVYVSELATYSEDSLRKLRELYEKGMNLNLFIFDMKRENETCLLRWGESLIERLLKNGILGPECGVIYGGNLSETDMDIISSRRIFVTKSLRSEMYAGSFQSNISDLLGRGMQVCLGTGFIGSDMFGEAKEVILTERYHRGFDNYVIDYEIRKTLFDNNHRLFQRLFGKSTGVLKEGYSADLALSRSCLDLEKFDPHLPITLQLVLKSSFDTSFDKVWNSGELILDKGFPQRISKKELKDLSKELRNLEL, encoded by the coding sequence ATGATCGTAACTAATGTTTTGGCATTCACAAATGATCTAAAGAACCCTCTTGTGGATGATGCTTTGGTTAGATTTGAGAATGGGAAGATCACTTTTGTCGGACCGAGGAGAGAGTACAGCATCCAAGAAGACGAAGAGATAATCGACGGCGAAAAGGGAATTCTCTTGCCTTCGTTTTTTAATGCACATTACAGCGTCTATTCCAGCATCTCCCCATATCCATTGAAACTTCTTAAAGATAATCAGACTAACAAAAGCTTTTTCAGCAATCTGCTGGAATCCGTCAGAAGCGAGATTAACCCTTCTTTAGTAAGGCTTTCTGCGGAAGTTGCCGTATTGAAAGCAATCAGGAGTGGTTCTGTCGCAATCAGCAGCCCAATAGTCGATCATCCTGAAATCGATCCAACATTCTACAAGGAAGTCGCAGCCAAGTACGGAGTTTACCTTGCTGTCGGACCTGTATTGACCGAGGAGACAATTGACAACGTCGCGGGGCGCTGGGAAAGCGTTACTCGCGATTCCACGTTCTGCCCAATAGTCTACGTAAGTGAGCTTGCCACCTATAGCGAAGATAGCCTGAGAAAATTGAGGGAGCTGTACGAAAAAGGGATGAATCTGAACCTCTTCATTTTCGACATGAAGAGAGAGAATGAGACTTGTCTTCTCAGGTGGGGAGAGAGTCTTATAGAGAGACTCCTGAAAAACGGTATCCTTGGACCCGAATGTGGTGTCATCTACGGAGGTAATCTAAGCGAAACTGACATGGATATTATCTCTTCCCGGAGAATCTTCGTGACGAAATCACTTAGATCAGAAATGTACGCAGGTAGCTTTCAGTCAAACATATCCGACCTACTCGGTCGGGGGATGCAAGTTTGTTTGGGCACAGGATTCATTGGTTCGGATATGTTTGGAGAGGCAAAGGAAGTTATTCTTACTGAAAGGTACCACAGGGGTTTCGACAATTATGTCATCGATTATGAGATAAGAAAGACTCTCTTCGATAACAACCACAGGTTGTTCCAGAGGTTGTTCGGAAAAAGTACGGGAGTGCTTAAAGAAGGCTATTCGGCCGACCTGGCGTTGTCGAGGTCCTGCCTTGACCTGGAAAAGTTCGATCCTCATTTGCCTATAACACTTCAATTGGTCCTGAAATCGTCCTTTGACACGAGTTTTGATAAGGTTTGGAATTCAGGGGAATTGATTCTTGACAAAGGTTTCCCTCAGAGGATTTCGAAGAAAGAGCTTAAAGATCTCTCTAAGGAGCTCAGAAACCTGGAATTGTGA